A stretch of the Pseudorasbora parva isolate DD20220531a chromosome 13, ASM2467924v1, whole genome shotgun sequence genome encodes the following:
- the LOC137038053 gene encoding rhamnose-binding lectin-like: MVSLNVLLLTLVLQNSRLLISAETVVTCDGFVQRLSCDSGVISVQSTTYGRTNGNTCSIGRPKGETSNTMCSMDVPAASRRCDGLRVCELNTQGLAEQDPCDGTYKYYTTNYICIQAETSVTCHGGYSFLKCETGKIQINTANYGRTDKTTCSEGRPSNELRKTNCYFPNALAPVSKSCNGLESCDVFVTDRVFTDPCLGIYKYLAISYFCLPSQTRSSLVCEHAKNDLSCEAGTKIHILSANYGRTDNSTCSTGRPASQLAKTDCYALNSLAIVTNGCEGKNKCSMAASNNVFTDPCFGTFKYLYISYSCV, encoded by the exons ATGGTGTCTCTCAATGTCCTTCTGCTTACTT TGGTGCTTCAAAACTCCAGATTGCTGATATCTGCAG AGACCGTAGTTACGTGTGATGGGTTTGTCCAGCGTCTCAGTTGTG ACTCTGGTGTGATTAGTGTACAATCTACAACATATGGCCGCACAAACGGCAACACTTGCAGCATTGGACGACCAAAAGGCGAAACATCTAATACTATGTGTTCAATGGATGTTCCTGCGGCCTCTAGAAG GTGTGATGGACTGAGAGTGTGCGAGTTAAACACTCAAGGACTTGCAGAACAAGATCCTTGCGACGGAACCTACAAGTACTACACTACCAACTATATTTGCATCcaagcag AAACAAGTGTGACTTGTCATGGTGGATACAGTTTCTTGAAATGTG AAACTGGCAAGATTCAGATAAATACTGCAAACTATGGACGTACAGATAAAACCACCTGCTCGGAAGGACGTCCATCCAATGAGCTTAGAAAAACCAATTGCTATTTTCCCAATGCACTGGCTCCTGTGTCAAAAAG CTGCAACGGCCTGGAAAGTTGTGACGTTTTTGTGACGGATAGAGTCTTTACCGACCCCTGCCTTGGTATATACAAGTACCTTGCAATCTCCTATTTTTGCCTCCCATCTCAAACCC GTTCAAGTTTGGTCTGTGAACATGCAAAGAATGACCTGAGCTGTG AGGCTGGAACTAAAATACACATTCTCAGCGCTAACTACGGGCGAACTGATAACAGCACATGTTCTACTGGACGACCTGCTTCTCAGCTTGCCAAAACGGACTGCTACGCCTTAAATTCACTGGCAATAGTCACTAATGG ATGTGAAGGGAAAAACAAATGCTCTATGGCAGCCTCCAACAATGTCTTCACGGATCCATGTTTTGGCACATTCAAATACTTGTACATCTCCTACTcctgtgtgt AA